A stretch of Mauremys reevesii isolate NIE-2019 linkage group 25, ASM1616193v1, whole genome shotgun sequence DNA encodes these proteins:
- the ILF3 gene encoding interleukin enhancer-binding factor 3 isoform X12, which translates to MRPMRIFVNDDRHVMAKHSAVYPTQEELEAVQNMVSHTERALKAVSDWIDEQEKVSGEQPEPEAMETAAEEENKEGGDQKAAEHLTRTLRGVMRVGLVAKGLLLKGDLDLELVLLCKEKPTTGLLDKVAENLGVQLATITEDKYEIIQSVSEAAIIIKNTQEPPLTLTIHLTSPVVREEMEKLLAGETLSVNDTPDVLDRQKCLAALASLRHAKWFQARANGLKSCVIVIRVLRDLCTRVPTWGPLRGWPLELLCEKSIGTANRPMGAGEALRRVLECLASGIVMPDGSGIYDPCEKEATDAIGHLDRQQREDITQSAQHALRLAAFGQLHKVLGMDPLPSKMPKKPKNENPVDYTVQIPPSTTYAITPMKRPMEEDGEEKSPSKKKKKIQKKEEKTEPPQAMNALMKLNQLKPGLQYKLVSQTGPVHAPIFTMSVEVDGSTFEASGPSKKTAKLHVAVKVLQDMGLPTGVEGKESGKGDESAEETEQKPVVVAPPPVVETISTPSAASPPSEQTSEGPILTKHGKNPVMELNEKRRGLKYELISETGGSHDKRFVMEVEVDGQKFQGAGSNKKVAKAYAALAALEKLFPDAPAAIEPNKKKRAPVPARGGPKFAVKQHNPGFGMGGPMHNEVPPPPNLRGRGRGGNIRGRGRGRGGFGGGNHGGYMNAGAGYGSYGYGGNSATAGYSDFFTDCYGYHDFGSS; encoded by the exons ATG CGACCGATGCGTATTTTTGTGAATGATGACCGCCACGTGATGGCAAAACATTCTGCTGTTTACCCAACTCAGGAAGAGTTGGAGGCAGTTCAGAACATGGTCTCCCATACAGAACGGGCTCTCAAAGCTGTATCTGACTGGATTGATGAACAGGAAAAAGTCAGTGGGGAGCAGCCAGAACCGGAGGCCATGGAAACAGCAgctgaagaagaaaacaaagaaggaGG GGATCAGAAGGCCGCTGAGCATCTGACTAGGACCCTTCGTGGAGTGATGCGTGTTGGGCTTGTAGCAAAAGGCCTGCTACTGAAGGGAGACTTGGATCTTGAGCTAGTTCTCCTGTGCAAAGAGAAACCCACAACTGGTCTCTTGGACAAAGTAGCTGAGAATCTTGGAGTACAGCTTGCT ACTATTACTGAAGATAAATATGAAATAATCCAGTCTGTGAGCGAAGCTGCAATTATCATTAAGAACACACAGGAGCCTCCATTGACGCTGACCATTCACTTGACATCTCCTGTTGTGAGAGAAGAAATGGAAAAACTGTTAGCTGGAG AAACGCTATCAGTCAACGACACCCCGGACGTTCTGGACAGGCAGAAATGCCTTGCTGCCTTGGCGTCACTCCGACACGCCAAGTGGTTCCAG GCCAGGGCTAATGGTCTGAAATCGTGCGTCATAGTCATCAGGGTGCTGAGAGATCTGTGTACTCGGGTTCCTACTTGGGGACCACTTAGAGGATGG CCTCTGGAGCTGCTGTGTGAAAAATCAATTGGAACAGCTAATagaccaatgggagctggtgAGGCCTTGAGGAGAGTACTTGAATGTCTTGCATCAGGAATTGTTATGCCAG ATGGTTCTGGTATTTATGATCCTTGTGAAAAAGAAGCCACTGATGCTATTGGGCATCTAGACAGACAACAAAGGGAAGATATCACACAGAGTGCTCAG CatgctctgagacttgctgctttTGGCCAGCTTCACAAGGTCTTGGGGATGGATCCCCTACCTTCCAAGATGCCCAAGAAACCAAAGAACGAAAATCCAGTTGACTACACTG TCCAGATTCCCCCCAGTACCACGTATGCCATCACCCCAATGAAGCGCCCTATGGAGGAGGATGGAGAGGAGAAGTCtcccagcaaaaagaaaaagaagattcAGAAAAAAG AGGAAAAAACTGAACCTCCCCAGGCTATGAATGCACTGATGAAATTAAATCAGCTAAAACCTGGTCTCCAGTACAAACTTGTGTCTCAGACTGGTCCAGTTCATGCTCCTATCTTTACTATGTCCGTGGAAGTCGATGGCAGCACGTTTGAGGCATCGGGACCTTCCAAAAAGACAGCCAAATTGCATGTGGCAGTAAAG GTGTTGCAAGATATGGGTTTACCCACAGGAGTGGAAGGCAAAGAGTCTGGAAAAGGAGATGAATCGGCAGAGGAAACAGAACAGAAACCAGTAGTTGTTGCTCCTCCTCCTGTAGTGGAAACTATCTCTACACCCAGTGCTGCCTCTCCTCCCTCAGAGCAAACTTCAGAG GGACCAATCCTGACGAAGCATGGCAAGAATCCAGTGATGGAACTCAATGAGAAGAGGCGTGGTCTAAAATACGAACTGATTTCAGAAACGGGTGGCAGCCATGACAAGCGCTTTGTCATGGAG GTTGAGGTTGATGGGCAGAAGTTTCAAGGAGCTGGCTCGAACAAAAAAGTGGCGAAAGCCTACGCTGCTTTAGCTGCCCTGGAGAAGCTGTTTCCCGATGCGCCAGCTGCTATTGAGCCCAATAAGAAGAAAAGAGCCCCTGTACCTGCAAGGGGAGGACCTAAGTTTGCAGTAAAG CAGCATAATCCAGGTTTTGGAATGGGAGGCCCCATGCACAATGAAGTGCCACCTCCCCCAAATCTGCGTGGACGTGGTAGAGGAGGCAACATCAGAGGCCGTGGTAGAGGCAGAGGTGGATTTGGTGGTGGCAATCATGGTGGCTATATGAATGCTG GAGCCGGATACGGAAGCTATGGTTATGGAGGAAATTCTGCAACAGCAGGCTATA GTGACTTTTTCACAGACTGCTACGGCTATCATGATTTTGGGTCTTCCTAG
- the ILF3 gene encoding interleukin enhancer-binding factor 3 isoform X10 encodes MRPMRIFVNDDRHVMAKHSAVYPTQEELEAVQNMVSHTERALKAVSDWIDEQEKVSGEQPEPEAMETAAEEENKEGGDQKAAEHLTRTLRGVMRVGLVAKGLLLKGDLDLELVLLCKEKPTTGLLDKVAENLGVQLATITEDKYEIIQSVSEAAIIIKNTQEPPLTLTIHLTSPVVREEMEKLLAGETLSVNDTPDVLDRQKCLAALASLRHAKWFQARANGLKSCVIVIRVLRDLCTRVPTWGPLRGWPLELLCEKSIGTANRPMGAGEALRRVLECLASGIVMPDGSGIYDPCEKEATDAIGHLDRQQREDITQSAQHALRLAAFGQLHKVLGMDPLPSKMPKKPKNENPVDYTVQIPPSTTYAITPMKRPMEEDGEEKSPSKKKKKIQKKGIELTREEKTEPPQAMNALMKLNQLKPGLQYKLVSQTGPVHAPIFTMSVEVDGSTFEASGPSKKTAKLHVAVKVLQDMGLPTGVEGKESGKGDESAEETEQKPVVVAPPPVVETISTPSAASPPSEQTSEGPILTKHGKNPVMELNEKRRGLKYELISETGGSHDKRFVMEVEVDGQKFQGAGSNKKVAKAYAALAALEKLFPDAPAAIEPNKKKRAPVPARGGPKFAVKQHNPGFGMGGPMHNEVPPPPNLRGRGRGGNIRGRGRGRGGFGGGNHGGYMNAGAGYGSYGYGGNSATAGYSDFFTDCYGYHDFGSS; translated from the exons ATG CGACCGATGCGTATTTTTGTGAATGATGACCGCCACGTGATGGCAAAACATTCTGCTGTTTACCCAACTCAGGAAGAGTTGGAGGCAGTTCAGAACATGGTCTCCCATACAGAACGGGCTCTCAAAGCTGTATCTGACTGGATTGATGAACAGGAAAAAGTCAGTGGGGAGCAGCCAGAACCGGAGGCCATGGAAACAGCAgctgaagaagaaaacaaagaaggaGG GGATCAGAAGGCCGCTGAGCATCTGACTAGGACCCTTCGTGGAGTGATGCGTGTTGGGCTTGTAGCAAAAGGCCTGCTACTGAAGGGAGACTTGGATCTTGAGCTAGTTCTCCTGTGCAAAGAGAAACCCACAACTGGTCTCTTGGACAAAGTAGCTGAGAATCTTGGAGTACAGCTTGCT ACTATTACTGAAGATAAATATGAAATAATCCAGTCTGTGAGCGAAGCTGCAATTATCATTAAGAACACACAGGAGCCTCCATTGACGCTGACCATTCACTTGACATCTCCTGTTGTGAGAGAAGAAATGGAAAAACTGTTAGCTGGAG AAACGCTATCAGTCAACGACACCCCGGACGTTCTGGACAGGCAGAAATGCCTTGCTGCCTTGGCGTCACTCCGACACGCCAAGTGGTTCCAG GCCAGGGCTAATGGTCTGAAATCGTGCGTCATAGTCATCAGGGTGCTGAGAGATCTGTGTACTCGGGTTCCTACTTGGGGACCACTTAGAGGATGG CCTCTGGAGCTGCTGTGTGAAAAATCAATTGGAACAGCTAATagaccaatgggagctggtgAGGCCTTGAGGAGAGTACTTGAATGTCTTGCATCAGGAATTGTTATGCCAG ATGGTTCTGGTATTTATGATCCTTGTGAAAAAGAAGCCACTGATGCTATTGGGCATCTAGACAGACAACAAAGGGAAGATATCACACAGAGTGCTCAG CatgctctgagacttgctgctttTGGCCAGCTTCACAAGGTCTTGGGGATGGATCCCCTACCTTCCAAGATGCCCAAGAAACCAAAGAACGAAAATCCAGTTGACTACACTG TCCAGATTCCCCCCAGTACCACGTATGCCATCACCCCAATGAAGCGCCCTATGGAGGAGGATGGAGAGGAGAAGTCtcccagcaaaaagaaaaagaagattcAGAAAAAAGGTATTGAGTTAACGAGAG AGGAAAAAACTGAACCTCCCCAGGCTATGAATGCACTGATGAAATTAAATCAGCTAAAACCTGGTCTCCAGTACAAACTTGTGTCTCAGACTGGTCCAGTTCATGCTCCTATCTTTACTATGTCCGTGGAAGTCGATGGCAGCACGTTTGAGGCATCGGGACCTTCCAAAAAGACAGCCAAATTGCATGTGGCAGTAAAG GTGTTGCAAGATATGGGTTTACCCACAGGAGTGGAAGGCAAAGAGTCTGGAAAAGGAGATGAATCGGCAGAGGAAACAGAACAGAAACCAGTAGTTGTTGCTCCTCCTCCTGTAGTGGAAACTATCTCTACACCCAGTGCTGCCTCTCCTCCCTCAGAGCAAACTTCAGAG GGACCAATCCTGACGAAGCATGGCAAGAATCCAGTGATGGAACTCAATGAGAAGAGGCGTGGTCTAAAATACGAACTGATTTCAGAAACGGGTGGCAGCCATGACAAGCGCTTTGTCATGGAG GTTGAGGTTGATGGGCAGAAGTTTCAAGGAGCTGGCTCGAACAAAAAAGTGGCGAAAGCCTACGCTGCTTTAGCTGCCCTGGAGAAGCTGTTTCCCGATGCGCCAGCTGCTATTGAGCCCAATAAGAAGAAAAGAGCCCCTGTACCTGCAAGGGGAGGACCTAAGTTTGCAGTAAAG CAGCATAATCCAGGTTTTGGAATGGGAGGCCCCATGCACAATGAAGTGCCACCTCCCCCAAATCTGCGTGGACGTGGTAGAGGAGGCAACATCAGAGGCCGTGGTAGAGGCAGAGGTGGATTTGGTGGTGGCAATCATGGTGGCTATATGAATGCTG GAGCCGGATACGGAAGCTATGGTTATGGAGGAAATTCTGCAACAGCAGGCTATA GTGACTTTTTCACAGACTGCTACGGCTATCATGATTTTGGGTCTTCCTAG
- the ILF3 gene encoding interleukin enhancer-binding factor 3 isoform X11, whose protein sequence is MRPMRIFVNDDRHVMAKHSAVYPTQEELEAVQNMVSHTERALKAVSDWIDEQEKVSGEQPEPEAMETAAEEENKEGGDQKAAEHLTRTLRGVMRVGLVAKGLLLKGDLDLELVLLCKEKPTTGLLDKVAENLGVQLATITEDKYEIIQSVSEAAIIIKNTQEPPLTLTIHLTSPVVREEMEKLLAGETLSVNDTPDVLDRQKCLAALASLRHAKWFQARANGLKSCVIVIRVLRDLCTRVPTWGPLRGWPLELLCEKSIGTANRPMGAGEALRRVLECLASGIVMPDGSGIYDPCEKEATDAIGHLDRQQREDITQSAQHALRLAAFGQLHKVLGMDPLPSKMPKKPKNENPVDYTVQIPPSTTYAITPMKRPMEEDGEEKSPSKKKKKIQKKEEKTEPPQAMNALMKLNQLKPGLQYKLVSQTGPVHAPIFTMSVEVDGSTFEASGPSKKTAKLHVAVKVLQDMGLPTGVEGKESGKGDESAEETEQKPVVVAPPPVVETISTPSAASPPSEQTSENVKQQGPILTKHGKNPVMELNEKRRGLKYELISETGGSHDKRFVMEVEVDGQKFQGAGSNKKVAKAYAALAALEKLFPDAPAAIEPNKKKRAPVPARGGPKFAVKQHNPGFGMGGPMHNEVPPPPNLRGRGRGGNIRGRGRGRGGFGGGNHGGYMNAGAGYGSYGYGGNSATAGYSDFFTDCYGYHDFGSS, encoded by the exons ATG CGACCGATGCGTATTTTTGTGAATGATGACCGCCACGTGATGGCAAAACATTCTGCTGTTTACCCAACTCAGGAAGAGTTGGAGGCAGTTCAGAACATGGTCTCCCATACAGAACGGGCTCTCAAAGCTGTATCTGACTGGATTGATGAACAGGAAAAAGTCAGTGGGGAGCAGCCAGAACCGGAGGCCATGGAAACAGCAgctgaagaagaaaacaaagaaggaGG GGATCAGAAGGCCGCTGAGCATCTGACTAGGACCCTTCGTGGAGTGATGCGTGTTGGGCTTGTAGCAAAAGGCCTGCTACTGAAGGGAGACTTGGATCTTGAGCTAGTTCTCCTGTGCAAAGAGAAACCCACAACTGGTCTCTTGGACAAAGTAGCTGAGAATCTTGGAGTACAGCTTGCT ACTATTACTGAAGATAAATATGAAATAATCCAGTCTGTGAGCGAAGCTGCAATTATCATTAAGAACACACAGGAGCCTCCATTGACGCTGACCATTCACTTGACATCTCCTGTTGTGAGAGAAGAAATGGAAAAACTGTTAGCTGGAG AAACGCTATCAGTCAACGACACCCCGGACGTTCTGGACAGGCAGAAATGCCTTGCTGCCTTGGCGTCACTCCGACACGCCAAGTGGTTCCAG GCCAGGGCTAATGGTCTGAAATCGTGCGTCATAGTCATCAGGGTGCTGAGAGATCTGTGTACTCGGGTTCCTACTTGGGGACCACTTAGAGGATGG CCTCTGGAGCTGCTGTGTGAAAAATCAATTGGAACAGCTAATagaccaatgggagctggtgAGGCCTTGAGGAGAGTACTTGAATGTCTTGCATCAGGAATTGTTATGCCAG ATGGTTCTGGTATTTATGATCCTTGTGAAAAAGAAGCCACTGATGCTATTGGGCATCTAGACAGACAACAAAGGGAAGATATCACACAGAGTGCTCAG CatgctctgagacttgctgctttTGGCCAGCTTCACAAGGTCTTGGGGATGGATCCCCTACCTTCCAAGATGCCCAAGAAACCAAAGAACGAAAATCCAGTTGACTACACTG TCCAGATTCCCCCCAGTACCACGTATGCCATCACCCCAATGAAGCGCCCTATGGAGGAGGATGGAGAGGAGAAGTCtcccagcaaaaagaaaaagaagattcAGAAAAAAG AGGAAAAAACTGAACCTCCCCAGGCTATGAATGCACTGATGAAATTAAATCAGCTAAAACCTGGTCTCCAGTACAAACTTGTGTCTCAGACTGGTCCAGTTCATGCTCCTATCTTTACTATGTCCGTGGAAGTCGATGGCAGCACGTTTGAGGCATCGGGACCTTCCAAAAAGACAGCCAAATTGCATGTGGCAGTAAAG GTGTTGCAAGATATGGGTTTACCCACAGGAGTGGAAGGCAAAGAGTCTGGAAAAGGAGATGAATCGGCAGAGGAAACAGAACAGAAACCAGTAGTTGTTGCTCCTCCTCCTGTAGTGGAAACTATCTCTACACCCAGTGCTGCCTCTCCTCCCTCAGAGCAAACTTCAGAG AATGTGAAACAACAGGGACCAATCCTGACGAAGCATGGCAAGAATCCAGTGATGGAACTCAATGAGAAGAGGCGTGGTCTAAAATACGAACTGATTTCAGAAACGGGTGGCAGCCATGACAAGCGCTTTGTCATGGAG GTTGAGGTTGATGGGCAGAAGTTTCAAGGAGCTGGCTCGAACAAAAAAGTGGCGAAAGCCTACGCTGCTTTAGCTGCCCTGGAGAAGCTGTTTCCCGATGCGCCAGCTGCTATTGAGCCCAATAAGAAGAAAAGAGCCCCTGTACCTGCAAGGGGAGGACCTAAGTTTGCAGTAAAG CAGCATAATCCAGGTTTTGGAATGGGAGGCCCCATGCACAATGAAGTGCCACCTCCCCCAAATCTGCGTGGACGTGGTAGAGGAGGCAACATCAGAGGCCGTGGTAGAGGCAGAGGTGGATTTGGTGGTGGCAATCATGGTGGCTATATGAATGCTG GAGCCGGATACGGAAGCTATGGTTATGGAGGAAATTCTGCAACAGCAGGCTATA GTGACTTTTTCACAGACTGCTACGGCTATCATGATTTTGGGTCTTCCTAG
- the ILF3 gene encoding interleukin enhancer-binding factor 3 isoform X13, with product MRPMRIFVNDDRHVMAKHSAVYPTQEELEAVQNMVSHTERALKAVSDWIDEQEKVSGEQPEPEAMETAAEEENKEGGDQKAAEHLTRTLRGVMRVGLVAKGLLLKGDLDLELVLLCKEKPTTGLLDKVAENLGVQLATITEDKYEIIQSVSEAAIIIKNTQEPPLTLTIHLTSPVVREEMEKLLAGETLSVNDTPDVLDRQKCLAALASLRHAKWFQARANGLKSCVIVIRVLRDLCTRVPTWGPLRGWPLELLCEKSIGTANRPMGAGEALRRVLECLASGIVMPDGSGIYDPCEKEATDAIGHLDRQQREDITQSAQHALRLAAFGQLHKVLGMDPLPSKMPKKPKNENPVDYTVQIPPSTTYAITPMKRPMEEDGEEKSPSKKKKKIQKKEEKTEPPQAMNALMKLNQLKPGLQYKLVSQTGPVHAPIFTMSVEVDGSTFEASGPSKKTAKLHVAVKVLQDMGLPTGVEGKESGKGDESAEETEQKPVVVAPPPVVETISTPSAASPPSEQTSENVKQQGPILTKHGKNPVMELNEKRRGLKYELISETGGSHDKRFVMEVEVDGQKFQGAGSNKKVAKAYAALAALEKLFPDAPAAIEPNKKKRAPVPARGGPKFAVKHNPGFGMGGPMHNEVPPPPNLRGRGRGGNIRGRGRGRGGFGGGNHGGYMNAGAGYGSYGYGGNSATAGYSDFFTDCYGYHDFGSS from the exons ATG CGACCGATGCGTATTTTTGTGAATGATGACCGCCACGTGATGGCAAAACATTCTGCTGTTTACCCAACTCAGGAAGAGTTGGAGGCAGTTCAGAACATGGTCTCCCATACAGAACGGGCTCTCAAAGCTGTATCTGACTGGATTGATGAACAGGAAAAAGTCAGTGGGGAGCAGCCAGAACCGGAGGCCATGGAAACAGCAgctgaagaagaaaacaaagaaggaGG GGATCAGAAGGCCGCTGAGCATCTGACTAGGACCCTTCGTGGAGTGATGCGTGTTGGGCTTGTAGCAAAAGGCCTGCTACTGAAGGGAGACTTGGATCTTGAGCTAGTTCTCCTGTGCAAAGAGAAACCCACAACTGGTCTCTTGGACAAAGTAGCTGAGAATCTTGGAGTACAGCTTGCT ACTATTACTGAAGATAAATATGAAATAATCCAGTCTGTGAGCGAAGCTGCAATTATCATTAAGAACACACAGGAGCCTCCATTGACGCTGACCATTCACTTGACATCTCCTGTTGTGAGAGAAGAAATGGAAAAACTGTTAGCTGGAG AAACGCTATCAGTCAACGACACCCCGGACGTTCTGGACAGGCAGAAATGCCTTGCTGCCTTGGCGTCACTCCGACACGCCAAGTGGTTCCAG GCCAGGGCTAATGGTCTGAAATCGTGCGTCATAGTCATCAGGGTGCTGAGAGATCTGTGTACTCGGGTTCCTACTTGGGGACCACTTAGAGGATGG CCTCTGGAGCTGCTGTGTGAAAAATCAATTGGAACAGCTAATagaccaatgggagctggtgAGGCCTTGAGGAGAGTACTTGAATGTCTTGCATCAGGAATTGTTATGCCAG ATGGTTCTGGTATTTATGATCCTTGTGAAAAAGAAGCCACTGATGCTATTGGGCATCTAGACAGACAACAAAGGGAAGATATCACACAGAGTGCTCAG CatgctctgagacttgctgctttTGGCCAGCTTCACAAGGTCTTGGGGATGGATCCCCTACCTTCCAAGATGCCCAAGAAACCAAAGAACGAAAATCCAGTTGACTACACTG TCCAGATTCCCCCCAGTACCACGTATGCCATCACCCCAATGAAGCGCCCTATGGAGGAGGATGGAGAGGAGAAGTCtcccagcaaaaagaaaaagaagattcAGAAAAAAG AGGAAAAAACTGAACCTCCCCAGGCTATGAATGCACTGATGAAATTAAATCAGCTAAAACCTGGTCTCCAGTACAAACTTGTGTCTCAGACTGGTCCAGTTCATGCTCCTATCTTTACTATGTCCGTGGAAGTCGATGGCAGCACGTTTGAGGCATCGGGACCTTCCAAAAAGACAGCCAAATTGCATGTGGCAGTAAAG GTGTTGCAAGATATGGGTTTACCCACAGGAGTGGAAGGCAAAGAGTCTGGAAAAGGAGATGAATCGGCAGAGGAAACAGAACAGAAACCAGTAGTTGTTGCTCCTCCTCCTGTAGTGGAAACTATCTCTACACCCAGTGCTGCCTCTCCTCCCTCAGAGCAAACTTCAGAG AATGTGAAACAACAGGGACCAATCCTGACGAAGCATGGCAAGAATCCAGTGATGGAACTCAATGAGAAGAGGCGTGGTCTAAAATACGAACTGATTTCAGAAACGGGTGGCAGCCATGACAAGCGCTTTGTCATGGAG GTTGAGGTTGATGGGCAGAAGTTTCAAGGAGCTGGCTCGAACAAAAAAGTGGCGAAAGCCTACGCTGCTTTAGCTGCCCTGGAGAAGCTGTTTCCCGATGCGCCAGCTGCTATTGAGCCCAATAAGAAGAAAAGAGCCCCTGTACCTGCAAGGGGAGGACCTAAGTTTGCAGTAAAG CATAATCCAGGTTTTGGAATGGGAGGCCCCATGCACAATGAAGTGCCACCTCCCCCAAATCTGCGTGGACGTGGTAGAGGAGGCAACATCAGAGGCCGTGGTAGAGGCAGAGGTGGATTTGGTGGTGGCAATCATGGTGGCTATATGAATGCTG GAGCCGGATACGGAAGCTATGGTTATGGAGGAAATTCTGCAACAGCAGGCTATA GTGACTTTTTCACAGACTGCTACGGCTATCATGATTTTGGGTCTTCCTAG
- the ILF3 gene encoding interleukin enhancer-binding factor 3 isoform X9: MRPMRIFVNDDRHVMAKHSAVYPTQEELEAVQNMVSHTERALKAVSDWIDEQEKVSGEQPEPEAMETAAEEENKEGGDQKAAEHLTRTLRGVMRVGLVAKGLLLKGDLDLELVLLCKEKPTTGLLDKVAENLGVQLATITEDKYEIIQSVSEAAIIIKNTQEPPLTLTIHLTSPVVREEMEKLLAGETLSVNDTPDVLDRQKCLAALASLRHAKWFQARANGLKSCVIVIRVLRDLCTRVPTWGPLRGWPLELLCEKSIGTANRPMGAGEALRRVLECLASGIVMPDGSGIYDPCEKEATDAIGHLDRQQREDITQSAQHALRLAAFGQLHKVLGMDPLPSKMPKKPKNENPVDYTVQIPPSTTYAITPMKRPMEEDGEEKSPSKKKKKIQKKGIELTREEKTEPPQAMNALMKLNQLKPGLQYKLVSQTGPVHAPIFTMSVEVDGSTFEASGPSKKTAKLHVAVKVLQDMGLPTGVEGKESGKGDESAEETEQKPVVVAPPPVVETISTPSAASPPSEQTSENVKQQGPILTKHGKNPVMELNEKRRGLKYELISETGGSHDKRFVMEVEVDGQKFQGAGSNKKVAKAYAALAALEKLFPDAPAAIEPNKKKRAPVPARGGPKFAVKQHNPGFGMGGPMHNEVPPPPNLRGRGRGGNIRGRGRGRGGFGGGNHGGYMNAGAGYGSYGYGGNSATAGYSDFFTDCYGYHDFGSS; encoded by the exons ATG CGACCGATGCGTATTTTTGTGAATGATGACCGCCACGTGATGGCAAAACATTCTGCTGTTTACCCAACTCAGGAAGAGTTGGAGGCAGTTCAGAACATGGTCTCCCATACAGAACGGGCTCTCAAAGCTGTATCTGACTGGATTGATGAACAGGAAAAAGTCAGTGGGGAGCAGCCAGAACCGGAGGCCATGGAAACAGCAgctgaagaagaaaacaaagaaggaGG GGATCAGAAGGCCGCTGAGCATCTGACTAGGACCCTTCGTGGAGTGATGCGTGTTGGGCTTGTAGCAAAAGGCCTGCTACTGAAGGGAGACTTGGATCTTGAGCTAGTTCTCCTGTGCAAAGAGAAACCCACAACTGGTCTCTTGGACAAAGTAGCTGAGAATCTTGGAGTACAGCTTGCT ACTATTACTGAAGATAAATATGAAATAATCCAGTCTGTGAGCGAAGCTGCAATTATCATTAAGAACACACAGGAGCCTCCATTGACGCTGACCATTCACTTGACATCTCCTGTTGTGAGAGAAGAAATGGAAAAACTGTTAGCTGGAG AAACGCTATCAGTCAACGACACCCCGGACGTTCTGGACAGGCAGAAATGCCTTGCTGCCTTGGCGTCACTCCGACACGCCAAGTGGTTCCAG GCCAGGGCTAATGGTCTGAAATCGTGCGTCATAGTCATCAGGGTGCTGAGAGATCTGTGTACTCGGGTTCCTACTTGGGGACCACTTAGAGGATGG CCTCTGGAGCTGCTGTGTGAAAAATCAATTGGAACAGCTAATagaccaatgggagctggtgAGGCCTTGAGGAGAGTACTTGAATGTCTTGCATCAGGAATTGTTATGCCAG ATGGTTCTGGTATTTATGATCCTTGTGAAAAAGAAGCCACTGATGCTATTGGGCATCTAGACAGACAACAAAGGGAAGATATCACACAGAGTGCTCAG CatgctctgagacttgctgctttTGGCCAGCTTCACAAGGTCTTGGGGATGGATCCCCTACCTTCCAAGATGCCCAAGAAACCAAAGAACGAAAATCCAGTTGACTACACTG TCCAGATTCCCCCCAGTACCACGTATGCCATCACCCCAATGAAGCGCCCTATGGAGGAGGATGGAGAGGAGAAGTCtcccagcaaaaagaaaaagaagattcAGAAAAAAGGTATTGAGTTAACGAGAG AGGAAAAAACTGAACCTCCCCAGGCTATGAATGCACTGATGAAATTAAATCAGCTAAAACCTGGTCTCCAGTACAAACTTGTGTCTCAGACTGGTCCAGTTCATGCTCCTATCTTTACTATGTCCGTGGAAGTCGATGGCAGCACGTTTGAGGCATCGGGACCTTCCAAAAAGACAGCCAAATTGCATGTGGCAGTAAAG GTGTTGCAAGATATGGGTTTACCCACAGGAGTGGAAGGCAAAGAGTCTGGAAAAGGAGATGAATCGGCAGAGGAAACAGAACAGAAACCAGTAGTTGTTGCTCCTCCTCCTGTAGTGGAAACTATCTCTACACCCAGTGCTGCCTCTCCTCCCTCAGAGCAAACTTCAGAG AATGTGAAACAACAGGGACCAATCCTGACGAAGCATGGCAAGAATCCAGTGATGGAACTCAATGAGAAGAGGCGTGGTCTAAAATACGAACTGATTTCAGAAACGGGTGGCAGCCATGACAAGCGCTTTGTCATGGAG GTTGAGGTTGATGGGCAGAAGTTTCAAGGAGCTGGCTCGAACAAAAAAGTGGCGAAAGCCTACGCTGCTTTAGCTGCCCTGGAGAAGCTGTTTCCCGATGCGCCAGCTGCTATTGAGCCCAATAAGAAGAAAAGAGCCCCTGTACCTGCAAGGGGAGGACCTAAGTTTGCAGTAAAG CAGCATAATCCAGGTTTTGGAATGGGAGGCCCCATGCACAATGAAGTGCCACCTCCCCCAAATCTGCGTGGACGTGGTAGAGGAGGCAACATCAGAGGCCGTGGTAGAGGCAGAGGTGGATTTGGTGGTGGCAATCATGGTGGCTATATGAATGCTG GAGCCGGATACGGAAGCTATGGTTATGGAGGAAATTCTGCAACAGCAGGCTATA GTGACTTTTTCACAGACTGCTACGGCTATCATGATTTTGGGTCTTCCTAG